A DNA window from Dehalococcoidales bacterium contains the following coding sequences:
- a CDS encoding CCA tRNA nucleotidyltransferase, translating to MGRTTNLSSRIIAQLPAEMVNLIQTAGSTAARQGDSLYLVGGVVRDLLLEKPNLDLDLVIEGNAIELAKQLAGTGPARLTTHPRFNTAKLEWGKWSIDFATARSESYAKAGALPNVVPSSIEKDLFRRDFTINAMAVCLSPERYGELIDRHAGQCDLENKLIRILHEKSFIDDATRIWRGLRYEQRLGFQLEEDTLRLLKRDITMLDTISGDRIRYELECIFQEEEPEKILSRAEELGVLARLHPEIKGNGWLCDRFQAARKQTAPDQSSFSLYLALLVYRLSEENSEQFISYLRLPGSIAQVIKDTIALKSKLRTLAYPELKRSKVYQIIHGHTQSAITANLLAVGSPIARQHLEIFLHELRYVKPALSGHDLIAMGFPPSPRIKEILKLLHNARLDGRASSKADEEKLAREWLGEEQLE from the coding sequence ATGGGCAGGACGACCAATCTAAGCAGCAGAATAATAGCGCAGCTACCGGCTGAGATGGTCAACCTGATACAGACCGCCGGCAGCACAGCGGCCAGGCAGGGAGATAGTCTCTACCTCGTCGGCGGGGTAGTACGCGACCTGCTTCTAGAGAAACCTAACCTTGACCTTGACCTGGTGATAGAGGGTAACGCCATCGAGCTAGCCAAACAGCTAGCCGGAACCGGACCGGCAAGACTGACCACCCATCCCCGCTTCAATACCGCCAAGCTGGAGTGGGGGAAATGGAGCATCGATTTTGCCACTGCCCGCTCAGAGAGCTACGCAAAGGCAGGGGCACTGCCCAACGTAGTGCCGAGCTCAATTGAGAAAGACCTCTTCCGCCGTGATTTTACCATCAACGCAATGGCGGTCTGTCTCAGTCCCGAGCGCTATGGCGAACTGATTGACCGCCACGCAGGTCAGTGTGACCTTGAGAATAAACTCATCCGTATTCTACACGAAAAAAGCTTCATTGACGACGCCACCCGTATCTGGCGCGGGCTGCGCTACGAGCAGCGACTGGGCTTTCAACTGGAGGAGGACACCCTCAGGCTGCTTAAGCGGGATATCACCATGCTGGATACCATAAGCGGCGACCGAATACGATACGAGCTGGAATGCATCTTTCAGGAGGAAGAACCGGAGAAGATTCTGAGCCGTGCCGAAGAGCTGGGGGTACTGGCCAGATTACATCCGGAGATTAAGGGTAACGGCTGGCTCTGCGATAGATTTCAGGCGGCCCGTAAGCAGACTGCGCCGGACCAATCTTCATTCAGCCTTTATCTAGCCCTGCTGGTCTACCGGCTAAGTGAAGAAAACAGCGAGCAGTTTATCTCATACCTGAGGTTACCCGGTTCGATAGCCCAGGTGATAAAAGACACCATCGCCTTAAAGAGCAAACTGAGAACACTGGCTTACCCCGAGCTCAAACGCAGTAAGGTCTATCAAATCATTCACGGCCATACTCAATCAGCCATAACCGCTAATTTACTCGCCGTAGGTTCTCCTATTGCCCGCCAGCACCTGGAAATCTTCCTGCATGAGCTACGTTATGTCAAACCGGCCTTAAGCGGCCACGACCTGATAGCAATGGGGTTTCCCCCCTCCCCCCGGATTAAGGAGATCCTTAAGCTGCTACACAATGCCAGACTGGATGGAAGAGCAAGCAGCAAAGCGGATGAGGAGAAACTGGCCAGGGAGTGGCTGGGCGAAGAGCAACTGGAATAA
- a CDS encoding AAA family ATPase, whose product MRVVSIVGMAGSGKSEVARVFETNGFSRIRFGDITDDEVKKRGLPLNEQNERIIRELLREEHGMAAYARLNLDRIDLALRYSDVVVDGLYSWEEYTLLKDYYGGTLSLVAVWASPRTRYSRLCVRRERPLTMAESASRDRAEIEKVNKGGPIAMADFTLINESSLDELKKEAERIVSRMRD is encoded by the coding sequence ATGAGAGTGGTTTCGATTGTTGGTATGGCCGGCTCCGGAAAATCCGAGGTGGCCAGGGTATTTGAGACAAACGGTTTTAGCCGGATCAGGTTCGGGGATATTACTGACGATGAGGTAAAGAAGCGGGGGCTTCCGCTAAATGAGCAGAACGAGCGTATCATCAGGGAGTTACTGAGAGAAGAGCATGGTATGGCGGCCTATGCCCGGCTCAATCTGGACAGAATCGATCTGGCATTGCGATACTCCGACGTGGTCGTAGACGGGCTTTATTCCTGGGAAGAGTACACTCTGCTTAAGGATTACTACGGAGGGACTCTCTCGTTGGTCGCTGTTTGGGCTTCACCCAGGACGAGGTATAGCCGGCTGTGTGTCAGGAGAGAGCGTCCCCTGACTATGGCAGAGTCTGCCAGTCGGGACAGAGCGGAAATAGAGAAAGTAAATAAGGGTGGGCCTATCGCGATGGCTGACTTCACTCTGATAAACGAGTCCTCTCTGGATGAGTTGAAGAAAGAAGCGGAAAGGATCGTCTCGCGAATGCGGGATTAG
- a CDS encoding cytidine/deoxycytidylate deaminase family protein, with the protein MGITVRLCSDEYFLKIASVVAERSTCRRHHVGAVAVRDKHILATGYNGAAAGIKDCLELGCLRDEMKIPSGTRHEICRGIHAEQNVIVQAGLHGVSLEGSTIYCTHTPCILCAKMLVNAKIRRYVSFGRYNDNQFAALFEEAGIEFDLEKRPSSRISYLD; encoded by the coding sequence GTGGGCATAACGGTCAGACTTTGTAGCGACGAGTATTTTTTGAAGATAGCTTCGGTGGTTGCCGAGCGCTCCACCTGCCGTCGGCACCATGTCGGGGCGGTTGCCGTAAGAGATAAACACATACTGGCGACTGGCTACAACGGTGCTGCCGCCGGCATCAAGGACTGCCTTGAGCTTGGTTGTCTCAGGGATGAAATGAAGATACCGTCAGGGACGAGGCATGAAATATGCCGCGGTATCCATGCCGAGCAGAATGTAATCGTTCAGGCCGGTCTTCACGGTGTCAGCCTCGAGGGGAGTACTATCTACTGTACTCATACTCCCTGCATACTTTGTGCCAAGATGCTGGTTAATGCCAAGATCAGGCGGTATGTTAGCTTTGGCAGATATAATGATAATCAGTTTGCCGCACTGTTCGAAGAGGCCGGTATAGAGTTTGACTTAGAAAAAAGGCCGTCTTCCCGGATAAGCTATCTTGATTAG
- a CDS encoding prephenate dehydrogenase — MKIAVIGGSGNMGRWFARFALKEGHQVTITGRNKAKLREAGKQLTVEATTDNIEAVRRSQVILISVPIDNFEAVVEQIGPHTSSEQIIIDITSVKVLPMAAIHRHIKSRKVLGMHPMFGPGARDIANRSFMLTPTNEEEQTIAERAREYLEKREAKVTLVSPEEHDEIMTVVLGLSHFIAIVAGDTILRFNRLRQVGNASGITFKLLSTLTESVISEDPELYASLQMCLPNLAEAEKEFQEKAKAWADLVAKKDRDGFARKMKTLKARFNTINPDFGKAYEDMYKLLDML, encoded by the coding sequence ATGAAAATTGCAGTCATCGGCGGCTCGGGAAATATGGGGCGCTGGTTCGCCCGCTTTGCCCTGAAAGAAGGCCACCAGGTAACAATAACCGGGAGAAACAAGGCAAAGCTGCGGGAGGCCGGCAAACAGCTTACTGTTGAAGCCACCACAGACAATATAGAAGCGGTGCGGAGATCCCAGGTCATCCTGATATCGGTGCCGATAGATAATTTTGAGGCGGTTGTAGAACAAATCGGCCCCCATACCAGTAGCGAGCAGATCATTATAGATATTACCTCGGTAAAAGTACTTCCGATGGCAGCAATTCACAGACACATAAAATCAAGGAAGGTGCTGGGCATGCACCCGATGTTTGGCCCCGGTGCCAGAGATATCGCCAACAGGAGCTTTATGTTAACCCCCACTAACGAAGAGGAGCAGACCATAGCCGAGAGAGCCAGGGAATACCTGGAAAAAAGAGAGGCCAAGGTAACCCTGGTCAGCCCGGAAGAACACGATGAAATTATGACTGTCGTCCTGGGTCTTTCCCACTTCATCGCAATAGTCGCCGGTGATACGATACTGAGATTCAACCGCTTAAGACAAGTTGGCAATGCTAGCGGCATCACCTTTAAGCTGCTGTCGACCCTGACCGAAAGCGTTATTTCCGAGGACCCCGAGCTTTACGCCTCGTTGCAGATGTGCCTGCCCAATCTGGCCGAAGCTGAGAAGGAATTTCAGGAAAAAGCAAAAGCCTGGGCCGACCTGGTGGCAAAGAAAGACAGGGACGGGTTTGCCCGTAAGATGAAGACCCTGAAAGCCAGGTTTAATACCATTAATCCTGACTTTGGCAAGGCCTATGAAGATATGTACAAGCTCCTCGATATGCTATAA
- the pheA gene encoding prephenate dehydratase, producing MSLEDLRKRIDKTDAEIVKLISERIRIAREIGKEKIREGKQINDRAREKKVSEHIRSIARSENMDQGVIESIYQQIMTACRRTQGIEVAFPGEPGAYSEEAALKFFGPLAITKPQESLESVFRAVEQDEVQFGIAPIENSLEGTIGRSYDLLLTSSLKVCGELELHVTHCLVANPETRLDAVKKVYSHPQALGQCRTFLKQLGCRLAPTSDTATSVKMIKEKGLTDAGAIASARAAEIYQMKILAREIEDNPSNFTRFFILAKEDCPPSGNDKTSIVFSVKHKPMALYEMLNKFASKGVNLTKIESRPTRQKAWEYNFYLDFEGHREDKAPKEVLANLEEATLFLRVLGSYPKTN from the coding sequence ATGAGCCTGGAAGATTTAAGAAAAAGAATCGATAAAACCGATGCTGAGATTGTCAAGCTAATCAGTGAGAGAATAAGGATTGCGCGGGAGATAGGGAAAGAGAAAATAAGGGAGGGGAAACAAATCAATGACCGGGCAAGAGAGAAAAAGGTCTCCGAACATATCAGGAGTATTGCCCGCAGTGAAAATATGGACCAGGGAGTTATCGAGAGCATCTACCAGCAGATAATGACGGCCTGCCGCAGGACACAGGGTATTGAGGTCGCCTTTCCCGGTGAGCCAGGGGCATACAGCGAAGAGGCCGCCCTTAAGTTTTTTGGCCCGCTGGCAATAACCAAGCCTCAGGAAAGCCTGGAAAGCGTTTTCAGGGCCGTAGAGCAGGACGAGGTACAGTTCGGCATTGCTCCTATAGAGAACTCCCTGGAAGGAACAATAGGCAGGTCTTACGATCTGCTGCTGACATCAAGCCTTAAGGTGTGCGGTGAACTAGAGCTCCATGTTACTCACTGCCTGGTAGCCAACCCCGAGACACGACTGGATGCGGTTAAGAAGGTCTACTCGCACCCCCAAGCCCTGGGACAATGTCGGACATTCTTAAAACAGCTGGGCTGCAGATTAGCCCCAACTTCGGATACCGCCACCAGCGTAAAGATGATCAAGGAGAAAGGCTTAACTGACGCCGGGGCAATCGCCAGTGCCCGGGCCGCTGAAATCTACCAGATGAAGATACTGGCCCGGGAGATAGAGGACAACCCGAGCAATTTCACCCGGTTCTTCATACTGGCCAAGGAGGACTGTCCCCCGTCGGGAAACGACAAGACATCGATAGTCTTCTCAGTAAAGCACAAACCGATGGCGCTCTACGAAATGCTGAATAAATTCGCCAGCAAGGGCGTCAACCTGACCAAGATTGAGTCCCGCCCGACAAGGCAAAAGGCCTGGGAATACAATTTCTATCTCGACTTTGAAGGCCACCGGGAAGACAAGGCACCGAAAGAAGTATTAGCCAATCTGGAGGAGGCCACACTATTCCTGCGTGTGCTGGGTTCTTACCCCAAGACGAATTAA
- the aroC gene encoding chorismate synthase, whose protein sequence is MENSLGKLFTITSFGESHGRCVGIIIDGCPAGLAVTEDNIQKDLDKRRPGADMASTQRAEEDRVEVLAGIRNGITTGAPICLVIWNKDIDSREYEQTRFLMRPGQADYTAFVKYGGFNDFRGGGRFSGRITAGFVMAGAIARKLIGRIGIEVIAHTIQIGSIKAEPKEFDRIRGNLGKNPLKCADLDAAKEMIKAIEEVRKEGDSLGGIIEGIALNVPAGLGEPVFDTLDGEMAKAILAIPSVKGIEFGAGLSVAVKKGSENNDPFTIKDGNIVTTTNNSGGILGGISNGMPIVVRVAIKPTPSIGKKQPTINIKDMESTSLSIQGRHDTCIVPRAAVVVESMMAVTICDMAMRAGIIPRVIK, encoded by the coding sequence ATGGAGAACAGTCTGGGTAAGCTTTTCACCATAACAAGCTTTGGAGAAAGCCACGGCAGATGTGTCGGGATCATTATCGACGGTTGCCCGGCCGGACTGGCCGTTACCGAAGATAATATACAGAAAGACCTTGATAAAAGAAGGCCGGGGGCGGATATGGCCTCCACACAGAGGGCAGAGGAGGATAGAGTTGAAGTCCTTGCCGGAATCAGAAATGGTATCACTACCGGCGCCCCTATCTGCTTGGTGATATGGAACAAAGACATAGACTCAAGAGAGTACGAGCAGACCAGATTCCTAATGAGACCGGGACAGGCTGACTACACCGCCTTCGTTAAGTACGGAGGATTCAACGATTTCAGAGGCGGCGGCAGGTTTTCCGGGAGAATTACCGCCGGCTTTGTTATGGCTGGTGCTATTGCCAGGAAATTGATCGGCCGGATCGGCATTGAGGTCATAGCCCATACTATTCAGATAGGCAGTATCAAAGCCGAGCCGAAAGAATTTGACAGAATAAGGGGAAACCTGGGGAAGAACCCGCTAAAATGTGCTGACCTTGATGCTGCCAAAGAGATGATTAAGGCTATTGAAGAGGTCAGAAAAGAAGGGGACAGCCTGGGTGGCATCATAGAAGGAATCGCGCTTAACGTACCTGCCGGTTTAGGAGAACCGGTCTTTGACACACTGGACGGTGAAATGGCCAAAGCTATTCTGGCTATCCCTTCCGTTAAGGGGATCGAATTCGGAGCTGGTTTATCCGTAGCGGTTAAGAAAGGCTCTGAGAATAACGACCCTTTCACCATCAAAGACGGCAATATAGTCACCACAACTAACAACTCGGGAGGCATTCTGGGAGGAATAAGTAACGGTATGCCGATAGTGGTTAGGGTAGCGATTAAGCCAACGCCATCTATCGGAAAGAAGCAGCCAACGATAAACATCAAGGACATGGAGAGTACCAGTCTGTCCATCCAGGGAAGGCATGATACCTGCATCGTACCGCGGGCGGCGGTTGTTGTAGAATCAATGATGGCGGTAACCATCTGTGACATGGCGATGCGGGCAGGAATAATACCGAGGGTGATAAAATGA
- the aroA gene encoding 3-phosphoshikimate 1-carboxyvinyltransferase, with protein sequence MKALVEKSILTGEVIAPASKSYTIRGLICAALARGESEIINPLISEDTEAARDVLGSIGVKIQQEDGLWRVAGGELHEAAADLFCADSAATLRLMTAVCSSISGKFRLVTGTSLARRPVKTLVQALRQLGVDCSCQGEVAPVTVKGGGLIGGVTELPGNISSQYISALLIASPLAKQEVRIRLTTPVESKPYLMMTMDCMKRFGVNVAASPDLREFLIAPQRYQPSRYRVEGDWSSASYFLAMGALSGTVAVKNLNLESRQGDRIMLDFLRNMGASIELSKSAITVRKSSLKAIQADLSDCTDLLPTLAVLAALTRGRSEFSGVARARIKESNRVSALREGLEKMGVEVQEDKDRLTVTGSQPKSAAIDSKNDHRIAMAFSIPGLVAGGTIINDAECVSKTFPDFWEVLRSIGGKVKVNGEQSG encoded by the coding sequence ATGAAAGCCTTAGTTGAGAAAAGCATATTAACAGGGGAAGTTATCGCCCCGGCCTCGAAGAGCTATACTATCAGGGGGCTTATCTGCGCTGCCTTAGCCAGAGGCGAGAGTGAAATCATAAATCCCCTGATCTCAGAGGACACTGAAGCTGCCCGGGATGTACTGGGTAGTATCGGAGTAAAAATTCAGCAGGAAGACGGCCTATGGCGGGTTGCCGGTGGAGAGTTGCACGAGGCAGCGGCAGACCTCTTTTGCGCCGATTCCGCCGCCACCTTGAGATTAATGACGGCGGTCTGTTCGTCAATATCAGGGAAATTCCGCTTAGTTACCGGCACTTCCCTGGCCCGGAGGCCGGTCAAAACGCTGGTTCAGGCACTAAGGCAATTAGGAGTAGACTGCTCCTGCCAGGGTGAAGTAGCCCCGGTAACCGTCAAGGGAGGCGGACTAATAGGCGGCGTAACGGAGCTACCCGGTAATATCAGCTCTCAGTATATCTCAGCGCTGCTCATTGCGTCCCCGCTTGCCAAACAGGAAGTCCGGATCAGACTGACCACACCGGTAGAGTCAAAGCCTTACCTTATGATGACCATGGACTGTATGAAAAGGTTCGGCGTAAATGTGGCCGCCTCTCCGGATTTGAGAGAATTCCTGATAGCGCCGCAGAGATACCAGCCCTCCAGGTACCGGGTGGAGGGAGACTGGTCATCGGCTTCATATTTCCTGGCTATGGGGGCGCTATCAGGAACGGTAGCGGTAAAGAACCTGAACCTGGAAAGCCGGCAAGGCGACAGGATAATGCTGGACTTTCTCAGGAATATGGGCGCCTCAATAGAGTTAAGCAAGAGCGCTATAACGGTGAGAAAATCCAGCCTGAAGGCGATACAGGCTGATTTATCCGACTGTACAGACCTGCTGCCGACGCTGGCGGTTCTGGCGGCACTGACCCGCGGCAGGAGCGAGTTTAGCGGGGTGGCAAGGGCACGCATAAAGGAATCAAACCGGGTCTCCGCATTAAGGGAGGGGCTGGAGAAAATGGGGGTAGAAGTACAGGAAGATAAGGATAGACTAACTGTTACCGGCAGCCAACCGAAGAGTGCAGCCATCGATAGTAAGAATGACCACCGTATTGCTATGGCATTCAGTATACCCGGGCTTGTCGCCGGAGGAACGATAATAAACGATGCGGAATGCGTCTCCAAAACATTTCCTGATTTCTGGGAGGTATTAAGAAGCATCGGAGGTAAGGTGAAGGTAAATGGAGAACAGTCTGGGTAA
- a CDS encoding shikimate kinase, with the protein MKTSIALIGFMGTGKTAVGKALAEKLGKEFFELDLLIEKKARKTIPAIFKEDGEISFREFEIEVVKEVSQQRNAVIACGGGVILNKINIDRLRKEAVIVYLTASPRVILRRISRDIDERPLLAVANPALTIKDLLRFRRPLYERAADVTVNTSGLDIDSVVRQITAKIKEYESLS; encoded by the coding sequence GTGAAGACGAGTATCGCCCTGATCGGTTTCATGGGGACAGGAAAGACTGCGGTGGGTAAGGCCCTGGCCGAGAAACTGGGTAAGGAGTTCTTTGAGCTTGATCTCCTCATTGAAAAGAAAGCAAGGAAGACTATTCCCGCAATATTCAAGGAGGACGGGGAAATATCCTTTCGAGAGTTCGAAATTGAGGTCGTTAAGGAAGTCAGCCAGCAGAGGAATGCTGTTATTGCCTGCGGGGGTGGTGTTATATTAAACAAAATAAACATTGACCGGCTAAGAAAGGAAGCGGTAATCGTATACCTCACTGCCTCACCACGGGTAATACTAAGGCGGATATCAAGAGATATCGATGAGAGGCCACTGCTTGCTGTAGCTAACCCTGCCCTGACCATTAAAGATCTGTTAAGATTCCGCAGGCCGCTTTACGAACGGGCTGCCGACGTCACAGTAAATACCTCAGGGCTGGATATCGACTCCGTGGTCAGGCAAATAACAGCCAAGATAAAAGAGTATGAAAGCCTTAGTTGA
- a CDS encoding shikimate dehydrogenase, producing the protein MTNRVVSGKTRVCGVIGDPIEHTMSPVMHNAAFSELGIDYVYLPFRVKKDDLGQAIAGARALNLAGLNVTIPHKVAVISFLDELDPIAERIGAVNTIVNDNGALRGYNTDATGFLQALLDKGIKPEGKKVVVLGAGGASRGISFILAESGANLVILNRQVEIEWAENLAREISRAFKKETAALELNDANLAEALEGTDILVNTTSVGMSPDTNETPVPMRLLKSTPVVFDIVYNPIQTRLLREAQAAGASTISGLDMLAWQGALAFEKWTGLKAPLELMKKEAMKALGK; encoded by the coding sequence ATGACAAATAGAGTTGTATCGGGGAAAACACGGGTCTGCGGAGTCATCGGTGACCCTATCGAGCACACCATGTCACCGGTGATGCATAATGCTGCCTTCAGCGAACTGGGCATAGACTACGTCTATCTTCCCTTCCGGGTAAAAAAAGATGACCTGGGCCAGGCGATTGCAGGAGCCAGAGCCCTCAACCTGGCCGGCTTGAACGTCACCATCCCTCATAAAGTAGCCGTCATCTCATTTCTGGATGAGCTGGACCCCATTGCCGAGCGGATAGGTGCCGTTAACACCATAGTCAATGACAATGGGGCTTTGCGAGGTTACAACACCGATGCTACCGGATTCCTACAGGCACTACTGGACAAGGGGATCAAACCAGAGGGCAAGAAAGTAGTTGTCCTGGGCGCTGGCGGCGCATCAAGAGGGATTTCTTTCATCCTTGCGGAAAGCGGCGCCAATCTGGTTATTCTGAACCGGCAGGTGGAGATAGAATGGGCAGAAAACCTGGCTCGTGAGATATCCCGGGCCTTTAAGAAAGAGACGGCAGCGCTGGAACTAAACGATGCAAATCTGGCAGAAGCACTGGAAGGAACCGATATCCTGGTTAATACAACCAGCGTCGGCATGAGCCCCGATACCAATGAGACACCGGTCCCGATGAGGTTGCTGAAATCAACCCCGGTTGTTTTCGACATCGTATATAACCCTATACAGACGAGGCTGCTCAGAGAAGCGCAAGCAGCCGGTGCCAGTACAATAAGCGGGCTCGATATGCTTGCCTGGCAGGGAGCACTGGCCTTTGAAAAATGGACGGGTCTTAAAGCTCCCCTCGAGCTGATGAAAAAAGAAGCTATGAAGGCCTTAGGAAAGTGA
- a CDS encoding type I 3-dehydroquinate dehydratase produces MKKPGICAVITNRDEKALREIEPFAELFEVRIDFIGEGWQDIARRLEKPWIACARSAVEGGRWEKSEAERTEELVKASELGCAMVDIEVETRELGKIIPQIKKRTKCLLSFHELKKTPPLDSLKEIVKKQMEAGADVCKVITTAGSLEDNLTILKLITEFPKTRMVSFAMGPLGLVSRVLCPLVGGDFTYASIEEGRESAPGQITARQLRKLYDMVPR; encoded by the coding sequence ATGAAAAAGCCCGGAATCTGTGCTGTTATCACAAACAGGGACGAGAAAGCGCTGAGGGAGATTGAGCCTTTCGCTGAACTATTCGAGGTCCGGATAGACTTCATTGGAGAGGGATGGCAGGACATAGCCAGGCGGCTTGAGAAACCATGGATAGCCTGCGCCAGGAGCGCTGTTGAAGGAGGCAGGTGGGAAAAGAGCGAAGCAGAACGGACGGAGGAGCTGGTGAAAGCCAGTGAGCTTGGCTGCGCAATGGTTGACATCGAGGTCGAGACAAGAGAACTGGGAAAAATCATACCGCAGATTAAGAAGAGAACAAAGTGCCTCCTGTCATTCCACGAACTAAAAAAAACGCCCCCCCTCGACAGCCTCAAAGAAATAGTCAAGAAACAGATGGAAGCCGGCGCCGATGTATGCAAGGTGATCACCACAGCAGGGAGCCTGGAGGATAACCTGACCATACTGAAGCTCATCACCGAGTTCCCTAAAACAAGGATGGTTTCCTTTGCCATGGGCCCGCTGGGTCTGGTGAGCCGGGTTCTCTGTCCACTGGTCGGTGGCGATTTTACCTACGCATCGATCGAAGAAGGCAGAGAGTCCGCACCCGGCCAGATAACTGCCAGACAGTTAAGGAAACTCTATGATATGGTGCCAAGATGA
- the aroB gene encoding 3-dehydroquinate synthase, giving the protein MKEIRLRLGSNSYDIDIGPGILKQSGHQLKEIGFDGRLVVISNPVVHDLYGDVVGRSLTASGFAVTNLTIPDGEEQKSLETAGRLYRELAECHAERTTPILALGGGVIGDLAGFVAATYLRGVPLVQLPTTLLAQVDSSIGGKVALDHDRLKNKIGAFYQPRLVISDIDTIRTLDDKQFTNGLAEVIKYGVIRDEGFFTYLENNLDKIKLLDAETVEEIVFRSAKIKAEVVEKDEKDLGLRAILNFGHTVGHAVESVSNFKVSHGEAVAIGMLAAARISQRMSILKQNELDRLEDLIKRAGLPTRLPDPGMGKLVAAMKQDKKVWKGRLRFILPESLGKVFITEEVDLSLVEQALIG; this is encoded by the coding sequence ATGAAAGAAATTCGACTAAGGCTGGGCAGTAACAGCTACGATATTGATATCGGGCCGGGAATACTGAAGCAAAGCGGCCATCAGCTAAAGGAAATAGGCTTTGACGGCAGGCTGGTGGTCATCAGCAACCCCGTAGTGCATGACCTGTACGGTGACGTCGTCGGGCGTAGCCTGACCGCGTCAGGATTTGCGGTAACCAACCTCACCATCCCCGATGGGGAAGAGCAAAAGTCATTGGAAACGGCCGGCAGACTATACCGTGAATTAGCCGAATGCCATGCGGAAAGAACCACGCCTATTCTAGCCCTGGGGGGAGGGGTTATCGGGGACTTAGCCGGATTCGTGGCTGCTACATACCTGAGGGGAGTCCCGCTGGTACAGTTACCAACCACCCTGCTGGCACAGGTTGACAGCAGCATCGGCGGTAAGGTGGCGCTGGATCACGACCGGTTAAAAAACAAAATCGGGGCCTTTTATCAGCCAAGGCTGGTAATCAGCGACATTGATACCATCAGAACCCTTGACGACAAGCAGTTTACCAACGGACTGGCTGAAGTGATAAAATATGGAGTTATTCGAGACGAAGGATTCTTTACCTACCTCGAGAATAACCTCGATAAGATCAAACTGCTCGATGCGGAGACGGTTGAGGAAATCGTCTTCCGGTCGGCTAAGATTAAGGCGGAGGTAGTGGAAAAGGACGAGAAGGACTTGGGGCTAAGGGCCATCCTGAACTTCGGCCATACCGTGGGGCATGCCGTTGAGTCAGTCTCAAATTTCAAGGTAAGCCACGGTGAAGCGGTAGCCATCGGGATGTTAGCAGCGGCCAGAATTTCCCAAAGGATGAGCATACTTAAACAAAATGAACTGGACAGACTGGAGGACCTTATCAAGCGGGCTGGATTACCCACCAGACTGCCCGACCCGGGAATGGGAAAACTGGTTGCGGCGATGAAGCAGGACAAAAAGGTCTGGAAAGGAAGGCTGAGATTTATCCTGCCCGAATCGCTGGGTAAGGTGTTCATTACCGAAGAGGTGGATCTGTCCTTAGTAGAGCAGGCCCTGATAGGTTAG